In Brassica rapa cultivar Chiifu-401-42 chromosome A06, CAAS_Brap_v3.01, whole genome shotgun sequence, a single window of DNA contains:
- the EPR1 gene encoding protein REVEILLE 7 isoform X1, with product MEVAIQMKEPIMKPAVVGSQTLLSVLFFKVRKPYTVSKQREKWSEAEHERFLDAIELYGRAWRQIQEHIGTKTAVQIRSHAQKFFSKVAREADSGRDGSVKTVVIPPPRPKRKPTHPYPRKSPVPYAQSPSSNLEKGTKSPTSVLSPFDSEDQVNRCSSPNSCTSDMQSIDKKNDYATSKQSFKEDDAVTGSKPISSIMLFGKIVLVTGESHKTSSSREDSGVDHKSTTGQDSRHVDTALSLGVWDTSCTGSNVFGSVTEISDNLEKSAEARKRLTSLEKQEPCYRANGFRPYKRCLSEREVTSSLSLVASEEEGSRRRARVCS from the exons ATGGAAGTTGCAATTCAAATGAAGGAACCAATCATGAAACCAGCAGTTGTCGGATCGCAAACGCTGCTAAG TGTATTGTTCTTTAAGGTTAGGAAGCCGTACACAGTATCTAAGCAGAGAGAGAAGTGGAGCGAGGCAGAGCATGAGAGGTTCCTTGATGCTATCGAGCTTTATGGTCGTGCTTGGCGGCAAATCCAAG AACATATAGGTACGAAAACAGCTGTTCAGATCAGAAGCCATGCTCAGAAGTTTTTCTCCAAG GTGGCTCGTGAAGCTGACAGTGGTAGGGACGGCTCGGTTAAAACGGTTGTGATCCCGCCTCCTCGTCCAAAGAGGAAACCAACACATCCTTATCCTCGGAAGTCGCCTGTTCCATATGCTCAGTCTCCTTCCTCTAATTTGGAGAAAGGAACAAAGTCTCCAACTTCTGTGCTATCACCATTTGATTCAGAGGATCAGGTCAACCGATGCTCCTCTCCTAACTCGTGTACCAGTGACATGCAGTCCATAGATAAGAAGAATGACTATGCAACATCCAAGCAATCTTTTAAAGAGGATGATGCTGTAACCGGTTCAAAACCCATATCTAGCATTATGCTTTTTGGGAAGATTGTCCTAGTGACGGGTGAATCTCACAAAACATCTTCTTCCAGAGAGGACTCAGGTGTTGATCACAAATCAACGACGGGTCAAGATTCTAGGCACGTCGACACTGCTTTATCTCTAGGGGTATGGGATACGTCATGTACCGGTTCCAACGTGTTTGGCTCGGTCACAGAAATTTCAGACAACTTGGAGAAGAGTGCAGAAGCACGGAAACGGCTAACCTCGTTAGAAAAACAAGAACCTTGTTATCGTGCAAATGGGTTCAGACCATACAAGAGATGCTTATCAGAAAGAGAAGTGACATCGTCCTTGTCCTTGGTAGCTTCAGAAGAAGAGGGAAGCCGGAGAAGAGCACGTGTATGCTCGTAG
- the LOC103872598 gene encoding general transcription and DNA repair factor IIH subunit TFB4: protein MATVASKLYSDDVSLLVLLLDTNPLFWSNRSTTFSQFLSHVLAFLNAVLGLNQLNRVVVIATGYCSCDYIYDSSLTLSGNSESGRTGMPALFGSLLEKLEDFIDKDEELIKEQEHDERIASSLLSGSLSMALCYIQRIFRSGHLHPQPRILCLQGSPDGPEQYVAVMNSIFSAQRLMVPIDSCYIGTQNSAFLQQASYITGGVHHAPKQLDGLFQFLTTIFATDLHTRSFVQLPKPVGVDFRASCFCHKKTIDMGYVCSVCLSIFCEHHKKCSTCGSVFGQSKLDGASTVSDKKRKAPDS from the exons ATGGCTACCGTTGCTTCTAAGCTCTATTCAG ACGATGTTAGTCTTCTAGTGTTGTTACTCGATACGAATCCCTTGTTCTGGAGCAATAGATCGACTACATTCTCTCAGTTCCTATCTCAT GTGCTTGCTTTTCTGAACGCGGTTTTGGGGTTGAATCAACTGAACCGAGTTGTAGTGATAGCTACTGGGTACTGTTCGTGTGATTACATCTATGATTCGTCTTTGACATTGAGTGGGAACTCTGAGAGTGGTAGAACTGGAATGCCTGCTCTTTTTGGCTCTTTGCTTGAGAAGTTGGAAGATTTTATTGACAAAGATGAGGAGCTTATCAAGGAGCAGGAGCATGATGAGAGGATAGCTTCTTCTCTCTTGTCAGGATCACTCTCCATGGCTCTTTGCT ATATACAGAGGATTTTCCGTTCTGGACATCTTCATCCCCAGCCTCGG ATTTTATGCTTGCAAGGCTCCCCTGATGGCCCTGAACA ATATGTAGCTGTTATGAACTCTATCTTCTCTGCCCAACGCCTAATG GTCCCCATTGATTCCTGTTACATAGGTACACAGAACTCGGCGTTTTTGCAGCAG GCATCTTACATAACCGGCGGTGTACATCATGCACCAAAACAGTTGGATGGGCTGTTTCAGTTTCTTACG ACGATCTTTGCTACTGATTTGCACACCCGTAGCTTTGTACAACTTCCTAAACCCGTAGGCGTTGATTTTCGAGCATC GTGTTTTTGCCACAAGAAGACTATCGATATGGGGTATGTATGTTCGGTATGTCTGTCCATTTTCTGTGAGCATCACAAGAAATGTTCGACGTGCGG GTCAGTTTTTGGTCAGTCTAAGCTTGATGGTGCTTCAACTGTCAGTGATAAGAAGAGAAAAGCTCCTGATTCTTAA
- the EPR1 gene encoding protein REVEILLE 7, which produces MAAPDRSEDGSSNVENGSCNSNEGTNHETSSCRIANAAKVRKPYTVSKQREKWSEAEHERFLDAIELYGRAWRQIQEHIGTKTAVQIRSHAQKFFSKVAREADSGRDGSVKTVVIPPPRPKRKPTHPYPRKSPVPYAQSPSSNLEKGTKSPTSVLSPFDSEDQVNRCSSPNSCTSDMQSIDKKNDYATSKQSFKEDDAVTGSKPISSIMLFGKIVLVTGESHKTSSSREDSGVDHKSTTGQDSRHVDTALSLGVWDTSCTGSNVFGSVTEISDNLEKSAEARKRLTSLEKQEPCYRANGFRPYKRCLSEREVTSSLSLVASEEEGSRRRARVCS; this is translated from the exons ATGGCTGCTCCG GATCGAAGTGAGGATGGAAGTAGCAATGTAGAGAATGGAAGTTGCAATTCAAATGAAGGAACCAATCATGAAACCAGCAGTTGTCGGATCGCAAACGCTGCTAAG GTTAGGAAGCCGTACACAGTATCTAAGCAGAGAGAGAAGTGGAGCGAGGCAGAGCATGAGAGGTTCCTTGATGCTATCGAGCTTTATGGTCGTGCTTGGCGGCAAATCCAAG AACATATAGGTACGAAAACAGCTGTTCAGATCAGAAGCCATGCTCAGAAGTTTTTCTCCAAG GTGGCTCGTGAAGCTGACAGTGGTAGGGACGGCTCGGTTAAAACGGTTGTGATCCCGCCTCCTCGTCCAAAGAGGAAACCAACACATCCTTATCCTCGGAAGTCGCCTGTTCCATATGCTCAGTCTCCTTCCTCTAATTTGGAGAAAGGAACAAAGTCTCCAACTTCTGTGCTATCACCATTTGATTCAGAGGATCAGGTCAACCGATGCTCCTCTCCTAACTCGTGTACCAGTGACATGCAGTCCATAGATAAGAAGAATGACTATGCAACATCCAAGCAATCTTTTAAAGAGGATGATGCTGTAACCGGTTCAAAACCCATATCTAGCATTATGCTTTTTGGGAAGATTGTCCTAGTGACGGGTGAATCTCACAAAACATCTTCTTCCAGAGAGGACTCAGGTGTTGATCACAAATCAACGACGGGTCAAGATTCTAGGCACGTCGACACTGCTTTATCTCTAGGGGTATGGGATACGTCATGTACCGGTTCCAACGTGTTTGGCTCGGTCACAGAAATTTCAGACAACTTGGAGAAGAGTGCAGAAGCACGGAAACGGCTAACCTCGTTAGAAAAACAAGAACCTTGTTATCGTGCAAATGGGTTCAGACCATACAAGAGATGCTTATCAGAAAGAGAAGTGACATCGTCCTTGTCCTTGGTAGCTTCAGAAGAAGAGGGAAGCCGGAGAAGAGCACGTGTATGCTCGTAG